Proteins encoded by one window of Puniceicoccaceae bacterium:
- a CDS encoding YiiD C-terminal domain-containing protein → MESDLQRYLHEHIPLSRMMEVTVVKANPTGVQLSAPIAPNINHRDSVFGGSLSALAILSAWSYLHMRLTQESIACRLVIQHNSMHYNEPGLGTFEATVDAIADGQWLRFSRTLHRMGKARITLHAALTGHGRHLGSFEGQFVAIRQQS, encoded by the coding sequence ATGGAATCCGATCTCCAGCGCTATTTACATGAGCATATTCCGCTCTCCCGAATGATGGAAGTGACCGTCGTGAAAGCCAATCCCACCGGCGTTCAGCTCTCCGCTCCCATCGCACCCAACATCAATCACCGGGATTCGGTCTTTGGTGGCAGCCTGTCAGCCTTGGCCATCCTAAGTGCATGGAGCTACCTTCACATGCGCCTGACGCAGGAATCCATAGCCTGTCGTCTGGTGATCCAGCACAACTCCATGCACTACAACGAACCGGGGCTGGGCACCTTTGAAGCTACGGTGGATGCGATTGCCGATGGACAGTGGCTGCGCTTTAGCCGCACACTTCATCGCATGGGAAAAGCCCGCATCACCCTGCATGCTGCACTCACCGGGCATGGAAGGCACCTCGGTTCATTTGAAGGACAGTTTGTTGCCATCCGCCAGCAGTCATAA
- the pseI gene encoding pseudaminic acid synthase — MIIAELSANHAQDERRAHQWIDAAAEAGADAIKVQTYTPDTLTFCSNQPPFVIEDQALWSGRSLWDLYEEAHTPWQWQPELKAHAEERGLQFIASVFDFSSIEFWQKHQLQIYKIASAELIDLPLLKAVAATHQPIILSTGMASLDEIDEAVATLQRANSSIDLTLLKCSSAYPAPVESMNLAGIQTLRSRYDLTVGLSDHSMEHAIAVAAVGLGATVFEKHLKLPDGPPSPDDAFSLTPEEFREWTCLIRTALKALGSGELKPSESERSTLPFRRSLFVVQDMQPGEAFTPQNLRSIRPANGMHPRHYETVLGKVAACAIRAGTPLSAELIESASTHSELTR, encoded by the coding sequence ATGATCATCGCAGAACTCTCGGCCAATCACGCCCAAGACGAACGTCGGGCACATCAATGGATTGACGCGGCAGCCGAGGCAGGTGCAGACGCCATCAAGGTGCAGACCTACACCCCCGACACACTGACGTTTTGCTCAAACCAGCCACCTTTCGTCATCGAAGATCAGGCGCTGTGGAGCGGGCGAAGCTTATGGGATCTCTACGAAGAAGCGCATACACCCTGGCAATGGCAACCCGAACTCAAAGCGCACGCCGAAGAACGCGGACTGCAGTTCATCGCTTCAGTCTTTGATTTCAGCTCGATTGAATTCTGGCAAAAGCACCAGCTTCAAATCTACAAAATCGCATCAGCCGAACTGATCGATCTTCCCCTGCTCAAAGCAGTCGCGGCCACTCATCAGCCGATCATCCTGTCGACGGGAATGGCTAGCCTTGATGAAATTGACGAGGCTGTCGCAACGCTGCAGCGCGCAAATTCATCCATCGATCTCACTTTGCTCAAATGCTCGAGCGCGTATCCGGCTCCGGTGGAGTCCATGAATCTCGCTGGCATTCAAACCCTTCGCAGTCGATACGACCTGACCGTTGGATTATCAGACCACTCGATGGAACATGCCATCGCGGTTGCTGCCGTCGGCCTGGGAGCGACGGTCTTTGAAAAACACTTGAAACTGCCGGACGGTCCACCCTCCCCGGACGATGCGTTTTCCCTCACCCCCGAGGAATTCCGCGAATGGACCTGCCTCATACGCACCGCACTCAAAGCTCTCGGCTCAGGCGAACTCAAACCCAGCGAATCCGAACGCTCCACCCTGCCGTTTCGACGCTCCCTTTTTGTGGTGCAGGACATGCAACCCGGTGAAGCATTCACCCCACAAAACCTGCGCTCAATCCGTCCGGCAAACGGCATGCACCCGCGCCACTACGAAACTGTGCTAGGCAAGGTGGCTGCCTGTGCGATTCGTGCGGGGACTCCACTGAGCGCTGAGCTGATTGAATCGGCATCCACACATTCAGAGCTTACACGCTGA